The following coding sequences lie in one Halogeometricum rufum genomic window:
- the gvpH gene encoding gas vesicle protein GvpH — protein sequence MTRSHRDDGEDEQDGPDDEQSPTRIDISISVTDLLSDLLDDRRAETDRRTPGRRPRGRPTRAGHASGDGPTEGGSVDDDYRVESVRDGDELTVVADLLGADRADVTTGIDPERSELVVATGGRAVGRVSLPWDPVEVVETSFNNGILQVRLRPATDD from the coding sequence ATGACACGCTCACACCGAGACGACGGCGAGGACGAACAGGACGGCCCCGACGACGAGCAGTCCCCGACGCGCATCGACATCAGCATCTCCGTGACCGACCTCCTGAGCGACTTGCTCGACGACCGGCGCGCGGAGACCGACCGGCGAACGCCCGGGCGGCGGCCGCGCGGCCGACCGACGCGCGCGGGCCACGCCTCCGGCGACGGACCGACGGAGGGCGGATCCGTGGACGACGACTACCGGGTCGAGAGCGTCCGCGACGGCGACGAACTCACCGTGGTCGCCGACCTGTTGGGCGCGGACCGGGCCGACGTGACGACCGGTATCGACCCGGAACGGAGCGAACTCGTCGTCGCCACCGGCGGCCGCGCCGTCGGCCGGGTGTCGCTCCCGTGGGACCCCGTCGAAGTCGTCGAGACGTCGTTCAACAACGGTATTCTGCAGGTCCGACTCCGCCCCGCGACCGACGACTGA
- a CDS encoding cold-shock protein, whose amino-acid sequence MAKGKVDFFNDTGGYGFIETEDADEDVFFHMEDVGGPDLEEGTEIEFEIEDAPKGPRAKNVTRL is encoded by the coding sequence ATGGCAAAAGGCAAAGTCGACTTCTTCAACGACACAGGCGGCTACGGATTCATAGAGACCGAGGATGCGGACGAGGACGTGTTCTTCCACATGGAAGACGTCGGCGGCCCGGACCTCGAAGAGGGTACGGAGATCGAGTTCGAGATCGAGGACGCCCCCAAGGGCCCCCGCGCGAAGAACGTCACCCGCCTGTAA